Genomic window (Cystobacter fuscus DSM 2262):
TCGGTCCGCGTCCGCTCTTCCTCGAGAAGAAGAACGGCCAGTGGGTGGAGATGACGTACATCCAGTTCGGTCAGAAGGTGGACGACCTGCGCGGTGGGCTCGTGCAGCTCGGCGTGAAGCCGGGAGATCGCGTGGCGGTCATCTCCAACAACCGTCACGAGTGGGCGGTGGGCGCCTACGCGGCCTACACGCTCGGGGCCGCCTACGTGCCCATGTACGAGCAGCAGCAGGAGAAGGAGTGGCAGTACATCCTCAAGGACTGTGGCGCCACGCTGGTGTTCGCCGCCACGGACGCCATCGCCAAGAAGCTCGCGGCGGCCAAGGCGGAGCTGCCCGCGCTCCAGCACATCATCCGTTTCTCGGGCACCGAGCAGGAGCCCGACACCTTCGCGTCCCTGCTGCGTCGCGGTGCCGAGGCGGCCTCGCCCAGCGCCTCGCCCGGACCCGAGGATCTCTCCGGCCTCATCTACACCTCGGGCACCACGGGCAACCCCAAGGGCGTGATGCTCAGCCACGGCAACATCGCCAACAACGTGAGCGCCATCCACCAGATCTTCCCCATGTCGCAGGCGGATCGCTCGCTGTGCTTCCTGCCCTGGGCGCACGTCTTCGGCCAGACGGTGGAACTGCACGCCCTGTTCTCCATGGGCGCCTGCATGGGCCTCGCCGAGTCGACCGAGAAGATCATCGAGAACCTGAGCGAGGTGCAGCCCACGCTCATCTTCTCCGTGCCGCGCATCTTCAACCGCATCTATGACTCGCTGCAGAAGCGCATGGCCACGGAGTCGCCCCTCAAGCGCGCTCTCTTCATGCGCGGCCTGGAGGTCGCGCGCCAGCGCAAGACGCTCGCCGAGCAGAAGCGCTCCAGCGTGCTGTTGGACCTGCAGCACTCCTTCTTCGACAAGGTCGTCTTCTCCAAGGTGCGCGCGCGCTTCGGCGGCCGGATGAAGTACGCCTTCAGCGGCGGCGCGGCCATCTCGCGCGAGGTGGCGGAGTTCATCGACAACCTCGGCATCACCGTCTACGAGGGCTACGGCCTCACCGAGACGTCTCCCATCGCCACCGCCAACTACCCCAACCGCCGGAAGATCGGCTCGGTGGGCACGGCCCTGCCCGGCATCCGCGTGGAGATCGATCGCACCGAGACGGGGGACCCCAAGCAGGGGGAGATCGTCGTCTTCGGCCACAACGTGATGCTCGGCTACTACAACCTGCCCGAGGAGAACGAGAAGGTCTTCACCGGCAAGGAGCCCCAGGTGCCCTCCACCGAGCGCGGCTTCCGCACCGGCGACATGGGCTTCCTGGACGACGACGGCTTCCTGTGGATCACCGGCCGCATCAAGGAGCAGTACAAGCTGGAGAACGGCAAGTACGTGTCGCCCGCGCCCATCGAGCAGGCGCTGCAGCTCTCGCCCTTCATCACCAACGTCATGCTCCACGGGCAGAACAAGCCCTTCAACACCGCCATCATCGTCCCGGACATGGCCGCGCTCACCCAGTGGGCCAAGGACAAGGGCCTGGACACCTCGATGCCCGCGCTGCTCAAGCTGCCCGAGGTGCGGCAGCTCTACCGCGAGCAGATCATCGAGTTCACCCCCGGCATCAAGAACTACGAGAAGCCCCAGCACTTCCTGCTCGTCGCCGAGGACTTCACCACCGCCAACGACATGCTCACGCCCTCGCTCAAGCTCAAGCGGCGCAGCGTGCTCAAGAAGTACGGCGAGGACGTGGAGAAGCTCTACGTCGAGGCGGAGAAGAAGGGCGAGACGCGCGCCGCTTGACGGGCGGGGCCCGCAGGGAGGCCTCCACGGCCCGGCGGGCCCAGGGCAGCAGCGCCAGGGCGTCGTCCGCCGCGTCCGACGGCGGCGTCCAGTAGGACAGGGTGACGGGCTTGCGTCCCTTGCCCGCGTCGTACACGAAGGGCTCGCCCCCGGCTTCCTCGAAGCGGGGGCGCGTGAGCTCATCCGTCTTGAGGTACAGCCGCTCCTCGATGATGAGCCCGAACATCCTCCCCCCCAGGTACACGCCCCAGCCACCGAACATGGCTCGCGCCTGGACGGGCCCGAGCGGCTCGAGCAGCTCCAGCGTGTACTCCACGTAACTGTTCTGGCGTGCCATGGGACTGCCTCCGTCGCCCCCTTCATACGCCATGATGCCTGGCTGCCTACCCCCTTGGCGGGCTCGGGGGGGGAGGGAGACGCGGGGGGTTGCGGAATAGTAAAAAGGGAGCAGGCCGTTCTCGCGCGGCTCCCCCATGCTCATCTCCACACTCTTCCTGCTCGCTTCCGCCCCGGCAGTTAAGCCCACCCGCAACACGGTGGTCCCCGAGGTGGGTGTTCCCTTCGCTTGTGGTCGCGTGTTCCCGGTGAGTCAGGGCCACGACACGGGGAGCCACCTGCAGAACGACACCTACGCCTGGGACTTCCGCATGCCCATTGGCACGCCCATCGTGGCGGCCCAGGATGGCAAGGTGCGCATGGCGCGCGGGGACAGCACCCAGGGCGCGTGTGATCCCAAGATGGCGCCGTACGCCAACTACGTCGTCATCAATCACGCCGGTGGCCTGGAGACCCAGTACCTGCACTTCAGCGCCGTGGTGGTGAAGCCCGGCGATACGGTGCGCAAGGGGCAGCTCATCGGCTACTCGGGCAACACCGGCTGGTCGTGCGGCCCCCACCTGCACTTCAAGGTGGCCAACACGGTGAGCCCCGGGTGGAACAACCCCTCCGTGCCCGCGCTCATCGCCGGCTATGGAGATCCGGTGCGCGACACCCTCATCGCCGCTCCCGGGTGTGGCAATACGTCGGATCTGTCGGTGATGGCCGCCAACGACGCGACGCGCGCCCAGCAGCCGCTGGCGCCCGAGACCCCCGCGCGTGACGGCGAGCAGGCCGCGGGCGGTATCCCCACGGGCGCCAAGGCCATCATGGACCGCGTGTCCAAGTCGGCCTTCGACTCCTCGCGCATTCCTCCCCAGGCCCAGGCGTCCGACGACGGCTCGGGCGGCTCGCGCTAGTCCGCGCGTCCCCCCGCTGTCAGCGCCCCTTCTCCCGTTGCACCAGGGGCGTCGAGCGCGCCTGCTCCTGGCGCAGCAGCGCATCGAGCTTCCTCCCCGCGCGCACGGCCTCCCGCCGTGCCTCGCGCATCCGCGCCGAGCCGCGAGGACCGCGCATCCGCTCGATGGTCTCGAGCGCCGTCCGCTCGCGCCGCACCGCGGCCACCCACTCCTCATGCACGAGGCGCAGCGCCTCGTGGGCGCGCTCCATCCTCCGGTGGGCTTCCTCCTGGGCGGACTGCTCCTTGCTCCGCTCCAGCTCCCGGGCCTGACGCTCGGCGAGCTCGCTCAGCGCCCGTTTCTCCGCCGCGTGGGCCTGGACCTGGGCGTCCCGCGCCAGTGTCTCCGCGCCGTGCGCCATCTCCTCGGCCGCCCGTGCCGCCGCGGCCTGGTACTCGGCCTCCGTCCTCGCCTCGCGCAGGAACATCAGCGCCAGCGCCAGGAGCACCAGCCCCAGCACCGCCACGCCCCCCACCAGCAGCGCCCGTTCGCGGCGCAGACGACGCTGCTCGTGGGTGAAGACGGCCTCCAGGAAGTCGCGCTGGAGCGCCGGTAGCACCCCGTGCGCGCGCCGCTGGAAGCGCCGGGCTTCCTCCACCCACTCGCCGCGCCACAACAGGCGCCGATCGCGGCCACCCTCCTGCCACTGCCGGGCCGCCTGGCCCAGGTGCTTCAGGAACGCCGCGTCCTCCTGGCCCTCGTTCAACCAGTGCCGCAGCGTGGGCCAGTCGTGGATGAGCGACTCGTGCACCAGCTCCACCGCCGTGTCCGGCTCGTCCCCCGCGCTGTGCATCACGAGCAGCCGCGCGCGCACCAGGTGCTCGAGGAGCCGCCGCAGCTCCGCCGTGTCGTCCGTCAGCTCGCACAGCTCCTGCACCATCACCAGGGCCCGCGTGCGCTCGGGCGTCACCAGGCGCGTGCTCAACAGCCGCGTCAGCGCCCGCTCCCGGGTGGACAGGCCCGCGAGCACCCGGTCCGCATGGCTCGCGAGCGCGTGGGGGATGCCGCCCATCGCCTCGTGGGCATCCCGCGTCAGCAGCTTGTCGCGCGTGTCCCGGGACTCCCACAGCCAGGTGGCGGCGAACTGCAACAGCGGGAGCGCGCCCGGAGTCGTTTCCAGGTGCGCCAGCAGGTCGTCCACCAGCGAGGGCGTCTCGAACCGGTAGCCCGCCAGCTCCGCCGGCCGCACCAGCGCGTCCCTCAGGCCGTCCCGCGTCGGCGCGCCGAGGAAGAAGATGCCCTGGGCCAGCTCCGCCATGAAGCGCTCGTCCTCGGGCACCCGGTCCAGGAAGTTCGAGCGCACGCAGAGCACCACGCGGATGGGCGAGGTGGCATCGTCCGCGAGGTCCGCCAGGCACGCGGTGAAGGCCGCGCGCTCACGTGCATCCGGCACCCGCGTGTACAGCTCCTCGAATTGATCGACGAAGAGCAGGATCTTCCGGCGCTGGCGCCGGGCCCTGTCGCGCAGCACGCTGCCCACGTAGCCCGGCTCGGCGCGCAGGCGCTCCTCGCGCTGGAATTGCTCCTGGATGTCCTGCTCGATGGACTGGGACGAGCCCACCAGGGGCTCCACCACCTGGGCCAGGGCGGCCAGCGGCGCCGCGCCCGGGCGGAGGGTGAACGTCTCCCACGGGGTACCCGAGCGCTCGAGGGTGGGGAGGAGGCCCGCGCGCACCAGGGACGTCTT
Coding sequences:
- a CDS encoding AMP-dependent synthetase/ligase gives rise to the protein MTSPRFETLVDIYLKSIATFGPRPLFLEKKNGQWVEMTYIQFGQKVDDLRGGLVQLGVKPGDRVAVISNNRHEWAVGAYAAYTLGAAYVPMYEQQQEKEWQYILKDCGATLVFAATDAIAKKLAAAKAELPALQHIIRFSGTEQEPDTFASLLRRGAEAASPSASPGPEDLSGLIYTSGTTGNPKGVMLSHGNIANNVSAIHQIFPMSQADRSLCFLPWAHVFGQTVELHALFSMGACMGLAESTEKIIENLSEVQPTLIFSVPRIFNRIYDSLQKRMATESPLKRALFMRGLEVARQRKTLAEQKRSSVLLDLQHSFFDKVVFSKVRARFGGRMKYAFSGGAAISREVAEFIDNLGITVYEGYGLTETSPIATANYPNRRKIGSVGTALPGIRVEIDRTETGDPKQGEIVVFGHNVMLGYYNLPEENEKVFTGKEPQVPSTERGFRTGDMGFLDDDGFLWITGRIKEQYKLENGKYVSPAPIEQALQLSPFITNVMLHGQNKPFNTAIIVPDMAALTQWAKDKGLDTSMPALLKLPEVRQLYREQIIEFTPGIKNYEKPQHFLLVAEDFTTANDMLTPSLKLKRRSVLKKYGEDVEKLYVEAEKKGETRAA
- a CDS encoding TfoX/Sxy family protein, with the protein product MARQNSYVEYTLELLEPLGPVQARAMFGGWGVYLGGRMFGLIIEERLYLKTDELTRPRFEEAGGEPFVYDAGKGRKPVTLSYWTPPSDAADDALALLPWARRAVEASLRAPPVKRRASRPSSPPRRRASPRPRRTS
- a CDS encoding M23 family metallopeptidase yields the protein MLISTLFLLASAPAVKPTRNTVVPEVGVPFACGRVFPVSQGHDTGSHLQNDTYAWDFRMPIGTPIVAAQDGKVRMARGDSTQGACDPKMAPYANYVVINHAGGLETQYLHFSAVVVKPGDTVRKGQLIGYSGNTGWSCGPHLHFKVANTVSPGWNNPSVPALIAGYGDPVRDTLIAAPGCGNTSDLSVMAANDATRAQQPLAPETPARDGEQAAGGIPTGAKAIMDRVSKSAFDSSRIPPQAQASDDGSGGSR
- a CDS encoding serine/threonine-protein kinase; the encoded protein is MTPAPSTIPSSVQPGLRLQHYELIRELSGHGLGQSFLARDTRLGRRVTLKLLPTRDDGFTQRILTEARAAARCAHENIATLHEAGQYEDGPFLVLEHLQGQSLREHSQGQRLPSVRAIELMVPVIRALACAHEQGLVHHALTPDNIVVTDSGGIKVLDLGIARVFQTGEPWGDTAQEALSGGLLDDDGKDLTSRGTLPRTLEYLSPEQWGQGGPVDHLTDIWAVGIILFELLVGQHPLGPLRGPELAVTARLDLRMPPLRTLAPGLPRELAAAVDRCLLKSRDQRCPDAGILLRALEPFLPKRFRPEPRPDTSPYVGLAPFQEADADRFFGRTREIATLVHRLHYQPLVTVAGPAGAGKTSLVRAGLLPTLERSGTPWETFTLRPGAAPLAALAQVVEPLVGSSQSIEQDIQEQFQREERLRAEPGYVGSVLRDRARRQRRKILLFVDQFEELYTRVPDARERAAFTACLADLADDATSPIRVVLCVRSNFLDRVPEDERFMAELAQGIFFLGAPTRDGLRDALVRPAELAGYRFETPSLVDDLLAHLETTPGALPLLQFAATWLWESRDTRDKLLTRDAHEAMGGIPHALASHADRVLAGLSTRERALTRLLSTRLVTPERTRALVMVQELCELTDDTAELRRLLEHLVRARLLVMHSAGDEPDTAVELVHESLIHDWPTLRHWLNEGQEDAAFLKHLGQAARQWQEGGRDRRLLWRGEWVEEARRFQRRAHGVLPALQRDFLEAVFTHEQRRLRRERALLVGGVAVLGLVLLALALMFLREARTEAEYQAAAARAAEEMAHGAETLARDAQVQAHAAEKRALSELAERQARELERSKEQSAQEEAHRRMERAHEALRLVHEEWVAAVRRERTALETIERMRGPRGSARMREARREAVRAGRKLDALLRQEQARSTPLVQREKGR